Genomic DNA from Bryobacter aggregatus MPL3:
ATCCGGAAACCTTAAACCGGCTCTTCACCGCGCTTGTGGACGGGATGGATCTCCATCCCGTCCAGCCTGCGTTGTGGCATCAATTTCCGGGCTCTCCGGCGGGTGGCGGTGGGGTGACCGGATTGCTTCTGCTGAGCGAGAGCCATCTTGCCTGTCACACTTTTCCGGAATTTTCCTCGCTCTGCTTGAATGTATTTTGCTGTAAGCCCAGAGCGGAGTATGATTTCAAAGCGGCCCTGCATTCGATTCTGGGCGCGACGAGAATCAGCGTGCGCAAACTCGAAAGACCCTACAGCGAATGAGTCAGGTGACACAGAACTGCCCGCAATGTGGTGGGCCGGTTGTTTTCCGCTGGTCGCAATCCGTGCAGACCACCTGTCCTTATTGCAGCAGTATTCTGGTGCGGACGGATGTCGATCTGACCAAAGTTGGGCAGGTCTCGGACTACCCGCTGGACCCCAGTCCGATCCAGATCGGCTCAGAAGGTGTGGTTGAGAATAAGCCTTTCGTTGTGATTGGCCGCATTTGTTACGAGTACAGCGAGGGCGGCTGGAATGAGTGGCATATCGTCTTCAATACAGGAGAGAATGCCTGGCTTTCGGACGCACAACTCGAGTATGCGGTGACGAAGCAGATTCCTTGGGTTCCGGCACTCAATGGCCAAAAATTAGATCCCGGTGTGATGGTTGATGTTGGCGGCGCTTACTATACGGTCGCGACCATCACCAGTGCAAACTACCGGGCGGTGGAAGGCGAACTCCCCTTTCAATTCTGGGACAAGACCGTCTGCCGTTTTATCGACTTGCGTAGCTATGACGACAAGTTTCTGACTATCGACTATACCGAAAATCCGCCGGTATTATTTGCGGGACGCACGTTCAGCTTCGATGCGTTGAAGCTCAAGAATTTGCGCCATTTCGAAGGTTGGCAATAGATGCCCGCCGAACGGCCACAGCCCAAAATCCGTGCGATTGAATGCCCGAACTGCGGGGGCGCGGTTGAGTTGCGAGGGATGGGGTCCAGTTTGCATGCGACCTGCACGCATTGCATGGCTGTACTCGACGTGTCGCATCCGGCGATCCAGATTGCCCAGACCTTCCAGAAGAACATCGAGCGCTTCCAGCCCAAGATCCCGCTTGGCTCTCGTGGCAAGCTGGAGGGCAAACTCTATGAAGTGATTGGCTTCCAGACGCGGGCGATTCTTGCCGATGGGCAACGCTACACCTGGGACGAGTATGTTCTCTACAATCCCTTCTATGGCTTCCGCTATCTTTCGGAATACGACGGGCATTGGAACGATATTTTGCCGCTATCGCGCTTGCCTCAGCCCGATTCTGCGATGGGGCAATCGGCAGTGCGGCTCGATGGGCGCAAGTACCGGCTCTTCCAGTCTGCCGATGCCAAGACGGTCGGCGTGCTGGGGGAATTCCCTTGGCGGGTGAAGGTGGGCGATTCGGTTGCGGTTGCGGATTATATCGACCCGCCGGGCTCCGTATCTCGCGAAGGGACGGTGGGAGAATACACCTGGAGCCAGTCCCGCTATGTGAATGCGAGTGAGATCTGGCAGGCCTTCCAGCTCAAGACCACGCCACCTCCCGTGAAGGGCGTGTACTCGAATCAGCCGAATCCCAGCGGCTCTACAGCCGGCATGTGGAAGATGATGTTTGTCTTCAGCGCCTTGCTTTTGGTCGCAATGATTGTGACCTACGTGCTGGCAGGGGATAAAAAAGTTTTCGAGTCAAAATATACTTTCGTGGCAGGCAGTGGAGAGCCGAGCTTTGTCACCGAAACCTTCCAGTTGGCGGGCGGGAACAAGAATGTTGAAGTCGACATTCGTACTGATCTTGAGAATGACTGGGCCTTCTTTGGGCTCGCGCTGATCAATGATGAGACGGGCACTGCCTATGATTTTGGTAAGGAAGTCAGTTATTATCACGGTTCCGATTCCGACGGAAGCTGGTCGGAGGGGGACCGCAAGGATTCGGTGCGGATTGGTGGTGTGCCGGGCGGCCGCTACTATCTGCGCGTGGAACCGGAGATGGAGAAGTCCGCTGTCTCGTCCGTATTTGGTGGGAAACGGATGAACTACCAGTTGACAGTGCTCCGTGATGTTCCTGTTCTTTGGCCATTCTTCGTCGCATGGCCCTTCTTGTTGATTCCGCCGGTCTATGCCTTAATTCGCCGCGCGCAGTTTGAATCCAAGCGTTGGGCCGAAGCAGATCCGACGGGTTCAGCGGCCGCCGGGGAGGATGATGATGAGTAAGTTTTACGGAGGCTATGGCCTCTTGTTGACCCTGTTTTCCACTTATCTGGGATTCAAGGGCTACGTGTTCAATCAGGGCGATGAGGTTCGAAATGTGCCGCGGAGTGTGCGCGACAATCCGGGCTCCTATCGCTCGATCTATTCCAACTACCATCGCTACACCGGAGGAAAATAATTCCATGAGCGGCTTTCATATCGAAGCGTTTGTCAACGCCTTCATCTACGCGATGTTTGGCATCTTTATCTTTACAGCCAGCTTCATGATCTGGGACAAGATCACCCCATACGACCTGTGGAAAGAAATCATCGAAGGCAAAAATCTTGCCCTTGCGGTCATGGTCGGCTTTATGAGCCTCGGCATGAGCATCATCATTGCTGCCGCGGTTCACTAAAGCCAGTTCCTGATGGCTCTTGCGCTTTTTCTTTCTGTACTGCTGATTGCCGCCTGCGGGCTGATCTATGAACTGATCGCCGGTACCCTTGCCAGCTATCTGCTGGGGGACAGCATCCTGCAGTTCTCGACCGTTATTGGCAGCTACTTGTTCGCGATGGGCATCGGGAGCTGGCTCAGCCGCTTCATTCGAAAAGGCCTGGTCACCCGCTTCATCACGATCGAGTTGATGGTGGGCCTGATCGGAGGCTTCTCGAGTTCGATTTTGTTCCTCGCCTTCGCCTATACGCAGGCGTTTCAGCTCATCCTCTATCTCCTTGTTGTGCTGGTGGGCATTCTGGTCGGGCTCGAGATTCCGCTGCTGATGCGCATCCTCGAAGGGCGATTTCAGTTTAGCGATCTGGTGTCGCATGTCCTCACCTTCGACTATCTGGGCGCTCTTGGCGCGTCATTGTTATTCCCGCTGGTGCTGGTGCCGAAACTCGGTCTGGTACGGGGAGCGATTCTCTTCGGGATGGTCAATGCCGCGGTCGCCTTGTGGAGCACCTGGCTCTTCCGGGAACAGTTGCCACGTCACAATGGTCTGCGCGCCGCGGCGTTGGTTGTTCTGGCTGCCTTAACCGGTGGGCTCTTTGTTGCGGACCGCGTCATGGCCGCCGCAGATGACAATCTCTATGCGGACGAGATCATTCTGAGCAAACAAACCCGTTACCAGCGCATTGTGCTCACGCGCTGGAAGGACGACGTGCGGCTATTTTTAAGTTCGCATCTGCAGTTCGCCTCGCACGATGAGTATCGCTATCACGAAGGTCTGGTTCATCCTGTCCTGGCGGCACTGCCCGGCGCAAAGCGCGTGCTGGTTTTGGGCGGTGGGGATGGTCTGGCTGCGCGCGAGATTCTGAAGTACCCCAACATTGAACAAGTGACTCTCGTCGATCTCGATCCCGAGATGACCCAGCTTTTTGCGACGCATAGTTATTTGAAGCAGCTCAATGGCGGTTCCTTGACCGACAAGCGCATGCGCGTCATCAATGCGGATGCTTTCGTGTGGCTCGACCAGTCGAAAGAAGTCTTCGATGCGGCTATCATCGACTTTCCCGATCCTACGAATTTTTCGCTCGGCAAGCTCTACACAACAGCTTTTTATCGCCTGCTTGGCAAACACATTGCAGACTCCGGATTTTTTGTTGTGCAGAGCACCAGCCCCTTATTTGCGCGCCAATCGTTCTGGTGCATTGCCGAGACGCTCAAGGCTGCCAAGTACCAGATCAAGCCTTATCATGTCTATGTCCCGAGCTTTGGTGAATGGGGGTTTGTGATTGCCGGACGTCATGCCTACGAGTTTCCCTCTGTACTCCCGGCGGGGCTTCGCTTTCTTTCCCTGACCAATCTGTCCACGCTGTTCGACTTCCCGCTCGATATGCAATCGATTCCCGCCGAGCCAAATCGCCTCAACGACCAGTCGCTGGTCCGTTACTACGAAGAGGACTGGAAGAAACTCACGCACTAGAGCGCTACGATGGGCACAGATGCCTACTCCTTGCGCTCATCTCCGCTCTACGCCCGAAGTTGAAATTCCGGATCACGCGGCTTGTGCGAGTTGTATCGCACTCGGTGACACTTGGATTCACTTGCGCAAGTGTGCCGCCTGTGGCCACATCGGGTGTTGCGACAGCTCGAAGAATCAACATGCCACCAAGCACTTCCGCGCGACAAGCCATCCCGTCGTGCGTGCTGTGGAAGATGGCTGGTACTGGTGCTATGTGGATGCAGTGATGGTGGACTAAAAGAAACGCCGGCCCTCCAGAAGACCGGCGTTTCCTTGTCTCAATCAGAGAACCACTAAGGCTTGGCCGGTGTGGCGTCCGCTGTATTGAGATTGCCGTTCATGCCGCCGGGGAAAAATGCTCCAGTCTTGGCGCCGGGCTGGCCGCCATAGACAATGTAGAGCACCTGGCCTGGAGTCCGGACTGCCGAGAGTCCTTGGGCATCGAGCGACATGAAACGTGTGCCGGAAGGAGGAGGCAGAATGTCCACTGGATCGAGCGCCGTCGTCTTCACGTTATACAGGGTGGCGTGCAGCCGCAGATTGCCGGTGTGTTCGGCTTCGGCGGCCAGGATGCGGGCGGCGACGCCCAGATAGGCTTTGCTGCTGATGAGCGGGGCCGCGGCGCCATAGGCCGATACGCCAACGTCTTCAAAAGCGCGGGCCAGAAGAATGAACTCTTCCTGGCTGCCAAAGCCTGCCCCGAGCGCGTTCAGATTGATCGCTGGCTTGGCCACCGGCATCACCCCCGCGCCGCTCAGCGCCGTGCGCAGTAGTGTGACGTGGGCGCGCTCGTCGGCGCCAATTTCATCGGCGCTCTTGGCGAGAGTCGAGCCTTCGATGAAGGTTACCTGCTTGCCGCCGGTGGTGGCGCCGGTCGTGCCGCTGCCCGTGATGCCGACGCCCATCTGGTCAATGGTCTTGCCGGTGCGCGCCACGGTGTAGAACTCGGCCTCGAGGTACTCGAGGTTCAAGGCGAACTGCAGAATATCGACGTCGGTGACTTGCGCATCGGCTGTTTCTACCGTGGCGAGAAAAGCGCCCAAACCGGCGCTGGCCATTCCCATCTGGCGCACAAAAGAACGGCGTCCCGAGATCTTCTCGCGAATGGACTCGACAATGACTTTCTGAGAGGTATTCATGATATTTTCCTGCGTGACCTGGTCACGAATTCTGTTCAAAATCAAGGGTGGATGCTGAGGCGAATCGGAACAGCTGGAATTGCGCCCTGGACAATGAATTAGCGGAAGGCAAGCCGCACAGTGTTAGCCGGAACGCCATCCACGGTGACGGTGATGTCTGCCGTTCCTAAGCTCGCCAAGGATTGGGGGAGCGGTCCAAGATTGATCTGATCGAGGCCAGGATACTGGGGCTGCGAACCGGCAAAGAGGACCGGCAAGGCGATCTCGCTGGTCGTGGCAATCACTGGGTTGAGGGAACGTCGGCGAATGCCAGTGCCGTAAAGGATGACGTAGACTTTGTCCGAAGGCCTGGCCGAGAGGTCAATACTGCGTGGCAAGGAGGCAGAGGTACCGCCTTGCAAGGGGGACTCATAGGACACCTGCCCGGCGGCGGTGACCCGGAGAATCTGGGCCGCAGGTACACCTGTGCCGGAAAGATCAGCCGTAAAGATGGCGGGTGCGACATTGGAAACCAGCACTGGACCGGAAGGGTTGGACGCGTTCAGTACGCTCACTGTTGCCCGGCCCAGTGCAGAGGAGGCGGGCACCAGAAAGTTGATCTGTCCCGGTGAGACTAAGTAGAGAGCAGGGTTGGTGGTGATGCTTGCACTGTCCGTGAAGTTGAGTCTGACGCCTCCGAGGGTGGTAGGCAGAGATCCGCTTGAACCCAGATCAGAACCACTGGCGGCCGTAGTGGCGGTGGAGAAATTACTGCCCCAGGCTGCTGCCACGGAGTCTGGGGCGACGATCATTCGATAATTCGCAACTGAGGTGGTGGTAACTGCTGGCGTTGTCGATTGTGCAGGCAATAAGCCCGAACTGAGAGAAAGCAAGACAATGGGATTGAGATACTTCATACACTTCTTTGGCTCCTGAATTCAGCGGTCCAGGGAGTGTCGAAAGGTGTTCCTCCTTTCTCAGCTCGATCCGGACTTGCCTTTGACTACGAGGCGATGAAGTGTTTGGATGTCGATATTGTGATGATTTTGAGTGATTTGGCGTTGATTCCACGAGGAACGGCGGGGCCATCGTAGTGGATCTCAAGTGCCGCCTGGGTGTTTCAGTAGAATGAAGGAGACGCGAACAGAATGGCCACTTTTAAGGAAACACCGCGCCAGCTTGGCCGTCAAGCCTTCCGGATCTTTGGCAATCTCAAGATTCGTCCAAAGCTGCTGATCCTCCACAACCTTTTCTTTCTCATCCTGACGGTTGCTGTCTATTTGAGTGTGATTCCTGTTTTTGAGAAGCGTGTGGCGAGTGCAAAACAGCGCGAGTTTACGCTGCTGGCCCAGCTCTTCAATGACGATGCGGGCATCCCGGCTTTGCAACAGATGGGTTCCTATAACTATCGCCATGGCGATGCGGCCACTTTGGCGATGCCGCAGGCGGCAATCGAGTTTCTCGATGAGAACCCGACACGCGTCTGGGTGAGTCCCGGTATTTCTGACACCATTTACAAACGCTCGAAGATTGCTGGTCTGTTTCGTGCCATCACCATTCCCGAGCTTTACTACGACGGCCTGGTGACGCGAGCGAAGTATACGCTTTTGCTTGTGCTGGGGGTTTTGTATCTGGCCGCGATCTTTGTCTTGGAATTCCTCATTATGCCGGCTTATGTTTACCGGCCCATCCAACTCTTTCTCGATGCGGATGCCGCGGCGCGCCATGAGAATCGGGAGCGGGAACTGATTCCGGTGCGGGAGATTCTGGAAGATGAGATCGGCCAGATCATGTCCTCCCGCAATGAAATTGTGACTCGTTTGCGGCAGCAGAACGGGGAGCTTGATGCAGCTCGCCGCAAGCTGCTCGAGCAGGATCGTCTTGCCTCCCTCGGTTTACTTTCGGCCTCGGTCGCGCATGAGTTGAATACGCCGCTGGCGGTCTTGCAGGG
This window encodes:
- a CDS encoding S-adenosylmethionine decarboxylase; this translates as MTGCEWVIEAHGCNPAGLAHPETLNRLFTALVDGMDLHPVQPALWHQFPGSPAGGGGVTGLLLLSESHLACHTFPEFSSLCLNVFCCKPRAEYDFKAALHSILGATRISVRKLERPYSE
- a CDS encoding DUF350 domain-containing protein yields the protein MSGFHIEAFVNAFIYAMFGIFIFTASFMIWDKITPYDLWKEIIEGKNLALAVMVGFMSLGMSIIIAAAVH
- a CDS encoding polyamine aminopropyltransferase, with product MALALFLSVLLIAACGLIYELIAGTLASYLLGDSILQFSTVIGSYLFAMGIGSWLSRFIRKGLVTRFITIELMVGLIGGFSSSILFLAFAYTQAFQLILYLLVVLVGILVGLEIPLLMRILEGRFQFSDLVSHVLTFDYLGALGASLLFPLVLVPKLGLVRGAILFGMVNAAVALWSTWLFREQLPRHNGLRAAALVVLAALTGGLFVADRVMAAADDNLYADEIILSKQTRYQRIVLTRWKDDVRLFLSSHLQFASHDEYRYHEGLVHPVLAALPGAKRVLVLGGGDGLAAREILKYPNIEQVTLVDLDPEMTQLFATHSYLKQLNGGSLTDKRMRVINADAFVWLDQSKEVFDAAIIDFPDPTNFSLGKLYTTAFYRLLGKHIADSGFFVVQSTSPLFARQSFWCIAETLKAAKYQIKPYHVYVPSFGEWGFVIAGRHAYEFPSVLPAGLRFLSLTNLSTLFDFPLDMQSIPAEPNRLNDQSLVRYYEEDWKKLTH
- a CDS encoding DUF4178 domain-containing protein; this translates as MPAERPQPKIRAIECPNCGGAVELRGMGSSLHATCTHCMAVLDVSHPAIQIAQTFQKNIERFQPKIPLGSRGKLEGKLYEVIGFQTRAILADGQRYTWDEYVLYNPFYGFRYLSEYDGHWNDILPLSRLPQPDSAMGQSAVRLDGRKYRLFQSADAKTVGVLGEFPWRVKVGDSVAVADYIDPPGSVSREGTVGEYTWSQSRYVNASEIWQAFQLKTTPPPVKGVYSNQPNPSGSTAGMWKMMFVFSALLLVAMIVTYVLAGDKKVFESKYTFVAGSGEPSFVTETFQLAGGNKNVEVDIRTDLENDWAFFGLALINDETGTAYDFGKEVSYYHGSDSDGSWSEGDRKDSVRIGGVPGGRYYLRVEPEMEKSAVSSVFGGKRMNYQLTVLRDVPVLWPFFVAWPFLLIPPVYALIRRAQFESKRWAEADPTGSAAAGEDDDE
- a CDS encoding sensor histidine kinase: MATFKETPRQLGRQAFRIFGNLKIRPKLLILHNLFFLILTVAVYLSVIPVFEKRVASAKQREFTLLAQLFNDDAGIPALQQMGSYNYRHGDAATLAMPQAAIEFLDENPTRVWVSPGISDTIYKRSKIAGLFRAITIPELYYDGLVTRAKYTLLLVLGVLYLAAIFVLEFLIMPAYVYRPIQLFLDADAAARHENRERELIPVREILEDEIGQIMSSRNEIVTRLRQQNGELDAARRKLLEQDRLASLGLLSASVAHELNTPLAVLQGYIEKFAEESKSAQASERLARMLKMTQRLRRISESLVGFSRVRREQSEPIALRELIEEAWHMASIEEKASRVRFDNETKLEDYVVGNADRLLQVFLNLIRNALQAVPEQGGEIRIVTAHLKREGSAFLSIKVEDNGPGIPPEVLPEIFDAFVSTRLDSKGTGLGLTVSEGIIHQHGGTISAANRACGGASLEVRLLEPAAVASASS
- a CDS encoding ferritin-like domain-containing protein, coding for MNTSQKVIVESIREKISGRRSFVRQMGMASAGLGAFLATVETADAQVTDVDILQFALNLEYLEAEFYTVARTGKTIDQMGVGITGSGTTGATTGGKQVTFIEGSTLAKSADEIGADERAHVTLLRTALSGAGVMPVAKPAINLNALGAGFGSQEEFILLARAFEDVGVSAYGAAAPLISSKAYLGVAARILAAEAEHTGNLRLHATLYNVKTTALDPVDILPPPSGTRFMSLDAQGLSAVRTPGQVLYIVYGGQPGAKTGAFFPGGMNGNLNTADATPAKP
- a CDS encoding DUF4178 domain-containing protein, translating into MSQVTQNCPQCGGPVVFRWSQSVQTTCPYCSSILVRTDVDLTKVGQVSDYPLDPSPIQIGSEGVVENKPFVVIGRICYEYSEGGWNEWHIVFNTGENAWLSDAQLEYAVTKQIPWVPALNGQKLDPGVMVDVGGAYYTVATITSANYRAVEGELPFQFWDKTVCRFIDLRSYDDKFLTIDYTENPPVLFAGRTFSFDALKLKNLRHFEGWQ
- a CDS encoding UBP-type zinc finger domain-containing protein, with the translated sequence MPTPCAHLRSTPEVEIPDHAACASCIALGDTWIHLRKCAACGHIGCCDSSKNQHATKHFRATSHPVVRAVEDGWYWCYVDAVMVD